The following coding sequences lie in one Mercenaria mercenaria strain notata chromosome 5, MADL_Memer_1, whole genome shotgun sequence genomic window:
- the LOC128557072 gene encoding LOW QUALITY PROTEIN: kappa-type opioid receptor-like (The sequence of the model RefSeq protein was modified relative to this genomic sequence to represent the inferred CDS: substituted 1 base at 1 genomic stop codon) produces the protein MTALLLFLSLLNGHLLYGLHVEYNNILHVDMCSVNIDHEYFMLRIWPWIDFSFAFAIPFCVFVICNTLIFVKLKSNETFRRRSYEISGYQNSPEYERKRISRHFTITALILNLTFVVLVSPSVIFGIGQPYWFPLELRTAQKDAXLTLIGAIVHMLMYTNNAINFVLYVLCGEKFRQDVMTLCKKSASESTRL, from the coding sequence ATGACTGCACTTCTACTGTTCTTATCACTTTTAAATGGCCATCTTTTGTACGGCCTTCATGTTGAATACAACAACATCTTACATGTTGACATGTGTAGTGTAAACATTGATCACGAATATTTCATGCTGAGAATCTGGCCATGGATTGATTTTTCCTTTGCATTTGCAATTCCATTTTGTGTTTTCGTTATATGCAATACGCTTATATTTGTTAAGTTgaaatcaaatgaaacatttcgTCGAAGAAGTTATGAAATATCTGGGTATCAAAATAGTCCTGAATATGAAAGAAAGCGGATATCACGACATTTTACAATAACAGCTCTGATCCTGAATTTAACTTTCGTTGTTCTTGTATCACCATCTGTTATTTTCGGGATCGGACAGCCATACTGGTTTCCTCTGGAACTTAGAACAGCACAAAAGGACGCATAATTAACTCTCATTGGCGCTATAGTGCATATGTTGATGTATACAAACAACGCAATAAATTTCGTATTGTATGTACTCTGTGGTGAAAAGTTTCGGCAAGATGTTATGACTTTGTGTAAAAAATCGGCATCTGAATCAACTAGACTTTAG